One Spiroplasma endosymbiont of Cantharis nigra DNA segment encodes these proteins:
- a CDS encoding lipoprotein, translating to MKKLLGFLGAITFIASTSTSVIACGNKEITDPATDENVFEELFKNFENDIQNSLNSHYSEKSLGFSVMNDSVEEKGFTFLKESKLTEVGNGDHVLEGENLNSFNHDLNLLLDDTALRIKINALANQPEYNLLTSGLSNGIYNGLIIKDNKIGINIKSGNENNTDAQSNFSATVSFSIAIDINYMKNNELQRKNSDYLSLTFSLINNEDISEAINDIQLYLGEELYKSANSPLFLTDSKLGIADYAFKEDIKDDVREYTNKSSSSTQGSFKNQIAKVTKEILDEKSTVSGSQVIANEQMSTENILWEKQYAKFNATNAKAITTKSDIYNKILVNKDPNITSAQKEEVIKNEYNKQLDDTNFKKSFETFIKARGFSSVESKTNFESVLGFGTLNIGGLQIKVADDIYEIPTIVLGFDYSVENDDNSLFKRSDYSKQILNSMEAFRSSFDISYSDDAIMNFSDERVWVRANEIFKDNKNDFSRSQLNYLIGGSGFEDSPEYNNEIAKNGKMGYFNFYLNSSARFLLTEEGIKYKSGSANGNKLCLQLGVFFIEIRFNSTDNDLLSKNGGFLFKKGVR from the coding sequence ATGAAAAAATTATTAGGTTTTTTAGGAGCAATTACATTTATTGCATCAACAAGTACTAGCGTTATTGCATGTGGTAATAAGGAGATTACTGATCCTGCTACAGATGAAAATGTCTTTGAGGAGTTATTTAAGAATTTTGAAAATGATATTCAAAACTCACTTAATAGTCATTATTCAGAAAAAAGTTTAGGTTTTTCTGTAATGAATGACAGTGTTGAAGAAAAGGGATTTACTTTTTTAAAGGAAAGTAAACTTACTGAAGTTGGTAATGGAGATCACGTATTAGAAGGGGAAAATCTTAATAGTTTTAATCATGACTTAAACCTTTTATTAGATGATACTGCTTTGAGAATAAAAATAAATGCTCTAGCAAATCAACCAGAATATAACTTATTAACATCAGGATTATCAAATGGTATTTATAATGGTCTTATTATAAAAGATAATAAAATTGGTATTAATATTAAAAGTGGAAATGAAAACAATACTGATGCCCAAAGTAATTTTTCAGCAACAGTTTCATTTTCAATAGCAATTGATATAAATTATATGAAAAATAATGAACTGCAACGTAAAAATAGTGATTATTTATCTTTAACATTCTCATTAATAAATAATGAAGACATTAGTGAAGCAATTAATGATATTCAACTATATTTAGGGGAAGAATTATATAAAAGTGCAAATTCACCACTATTTTTAACAGATTCAAAATTAGGTATAGCAGACTATGCTTTTAAAGAAGATATTAAAGATGATGTAAGAGAATATACTAATAAGTCTTCAAGTTCAACACAAGGAAGCTTTAAAAACCAAATAGCCAAAGTTACAAAAGAAATTTTGGATGAAAAATCTACAGTTAGTGGTTCACAAGTTATAGCCAATGAGCAAATGTCTACTGAAAATATTTTATGAGAAAAGCAATATGCTAAATTTAATGCCACAAATGCAAAAGCAATAACTACTAAATCAGATATTTACAACAAAATTTTAGTTAATAAAGATCCAAATATTACTTCTGCTCAAAAAGAAGAAGTAATAAAAAACGAGTATAATAAACAATTAGATGATACTAACTTTAAAAAAAGTTTTGAAACTTTTATAAAAGCTAGAGGATTTAGTTCAGTTGAAAGTAAAACTAATTTTGAAAGTGTTTTAGGTTTTGGAACTTTAAATATAGGTGGTTTACAAATTAAAGTAGCAGACGATATTTATGAAATACCAACAATAGTTTTAGGTTTTGACTATAGTGTTGAAAATGATGATAACTCTTTATTTAAAAGATCAGATTATTCAAAACAAATTTTAAATAGTATGGAAGCTTTTAGAAGTTCATTTGATATTAGTTATAGTGATGATGCTATTATGAATTTTTCAGACGAAAGAGTTTGAGTTAGAGCAAATGAGATATTTAAAGACAATAAAAATGATTTTTCAAGATCACAATTAAACTATTTAATTGGAGGTTCAGGATTTGAAGATAGTCCAGAATACAATAATGAAATTGCAAAAAATGGAAAAATGGGATATTTTAATTTCTACTTAAACTCAAGTGCAAGATTTTTATTAACAGAAGAAGGAATTAAATACAAATCAGGTAGTGCAAATGGTAATAAATTATGCCTTCAACTAGGAGTATTTTTCATTGAGATACGTTTTAACTCAACTGATAATGATCTACTATCAAAAAATGGAGGATTTTTATTTAAAAAGGGTGTAAGATAA
- a CDS encoding ABC transporter ATP-binding protein: MKNSTIIKFDNFLKKFKKSAIGPINFEIKQNRIVAFLGSSGSGKTVILNSLIGATKKYSGDIFIDKHNRKKIGNHILNKQIGIYIQMDFSLYDMKAYNFLKTMASIYGVKKELINEKVKYWMEYFSLWESKDKSLRNFSWGMKNRINFILCFLKDPNIIIMDEPGANLDSIWRNKVKNLLIKFKNEGKTIIFTVHNIDEMTDIIDDYIIIERGKLIFLGSKEELNIYNKYKVFLDSEFEVEELRSFLNKRNIKSFKFDLQENSIVIATNNTKEINWLFLFFLKKNIPIKNLVKLPVNMESIHKALESKN; the protein is encoded by the coding sequence ATGAAAAATTCAACTATAATTAAATTTGATAATTTTTTAAAAAAGTTTAAAAAAAGTGCAATAGGACCAATTAATTTTGAAATTAAACAAAATCGAATTGTTGCTTTTCTTGGTAGTAGTGGTAGTGGTAAAACAGTAATTTTAAACTCTTTGATTGGAGCTACTAAAAAATATAGTGGTGATATTTTTATTGATAAACATAATAGAAAAAAAATTGGTAATCATATTTTAAATAAGCAAATTGGAATTTATATTCAAATGGATTTTTCATTATATGATATGAAAGCATATAATTTTCTAAAAACTATGGCATCAATTTATGGAGTTAAAAAAGAATTAATTAATGAGAAAGTTAAATACTGAATGGAGTACTTTAGTTTATGAGAATCAAAGGATAAAAGTCTTAGAAATTTTTCATGAGGAATGAAAAATAGAATAAATTTTATTTTATGCTTTTTAAAGGATCCCAATATAATTATAATGGATGAGCCAGGAGCAAATCTAGATTCAATTTGAAGGAATAAGGTTAAAAACTTATTAATTAAATTTAAAAATGAAGGAAAAACAATTATTTTTACAGTTCATAATATTGATGAGATGACTGATATAATTGATGACTATATTATCATTGAAAGAGGAAAATTAATATTTTTAGGATCAAAAGAAGAATTAAATATTTATAATAAATATAAAGTATTTTTAGATTCTGAATTTGAAGTAGAAGAACTAAGATCATTTTTAAATAAACGCAATATAAAAAGTTTTAAATTTGACTTACAAGAAAATTCAATTGTGATTGCTACAAATAATACAAAGGAAATTAATTGACTATTTTTATTTTTCTTGAAGAAAAATATTCCAATAAAAAATTTAGTGAAGTTACCAGTAAATATGGAGTCAATTCATAAAGCTTTAGAATCAAAAAATTAG